TGAAAACTTGTGTAATGCAAAATTAAATAGCTGGGTTTGTGGGACTTTTAAAATGATTTCAAAAGTCCGATTTATTAATTTTTATTAATAAATTTGCAGAATGTTAATAGAAGTTTTCAAGTCTAAGATCCACAGGGTACGGGTTACAGCCTCGGACCTTAATTATATTGGGAGTATAACGATTGATGAAGATCTTATAGAAGCTGCCGGTCTGGTAGTGGGAGAAAGGGTCTATATCGTCAACGTAAATAATGGAGAGCGTTTTGATACCTACGTTATCAAAGGAAAAAGAAAATCCGGGGAGGTATGCCTGAACGGGCCTGCTGCAAGGAAGGTACAGAAAGATGATATCATCATTATCATTGCCTATGCACAGATGACACCTGAAGAAGCAAAAGTATTCCAGCCGAAAATCGTTTTTCCTGATGAAAAGACCAATCTTCTAACCTGATCCATGGAGAAAAAAACAAAGAGTCCTTTAAAATCAATACTTACAATAGTAATATCGCTTGCTTTTGCAGGCTTTTTTTTATGGCTTGCCTTAAAAGGACTTGATTTTAAAGTGATCAGGGCATCTCTGGCAAAAGCAAATTATGCATGGGTATTATTTGCTTCTGTTTTTGGGATTCTCGCTTACTGGTTCAGGGCTGTACGCTGGAATCTGATGCTCGAACCCATGGGACACAGGATTTCTAATTCAAACTCGCTTTGGTCCATATCTTTCGGGTACCTGATGAATCTTACCATTCCTAGAAGTGGTGAAGTGGCAAGGGCTACCGCTTTATATGGAGTGGAAAAAGTACCGGTGGATCAGTCTTTCGGAACCATTATTCTTGAAAGAGTGGTGGATCTTATCTGTATGCTGGGCTTTTTAGGGCTTACACTTTTATTCAAATACGAAGCTATCCTGTCCTTTTATGAAAATTCAGGATTTAATATTAACCCCAATAAAATACTGTTAATTCTTCTGATACCCGTGGTAGGAACTGTTCTGTTCTTTGTTTTCAAAAAGAAACTGGCAGATGTTCCGTTCCTGGGAAAGATTGTAAGCTTTATTGATGGGATCTTCCAGGGATTAACAACTATCTTTAAATTAAAAGAAAAAGGGAAGTTCATCCTTTATACTGTAGGAATATGGGTTTGTTACTATTTTGCAGCTTATCTCGTATGTTTTGCTCTTCCTGAAACCTCTAATTTTACTATTGCTGACGGCTTTTTCATCATTGTTGTCGGCACTTTGGGGATGATTATTCCTGCCAGTGGTGGGATTGGAGCATTTAACCTGGCAATGAAATACGGTTTTATGGCTTTGTTTATCTCAATGGGGAAAAGCGCTGATTTAGGTGGTGAAATGGGGCTTACCTATTCATTTATTTCACTTCCGTTACAAATCACTATTATGCTGGTGATGGGACTTATTTCTATCCCGATGCTTGCAAAGGCAAGAGAAAAAGCAGTTTCTGATAAGGAGTTTGAAAA
Above is a window of Chryseobacterium shigense DNA encoding:
- the panD gene encoding aspartate 1-decarboxylase — encoded protein: MLIEVFKSKIHRVRVTASDLNYIGSITIDEDLIEAAGLVVGERVYIVNVNNGERFDTYVIKGKRKSGEVCLNGPAARKVQKDDIIIIIAYAQMTPEEAKVFQPKIVFPDEKTNLLT
- a CDS encoding lysylphosphatidylglycerol synthase transmembrane domain-containing protein, whose protein sequence is MEKKTKSPLKSILTIVISLAFAGFFLWLALKGLDFKVIRASLAKANYAWVLFASVFGILAYWFRAVRWNLMLEPMGHRISNSNSLWSISFGYLMNLTIPRSGEVARATALYGVEKVPVDQSFGTIILERVVDLICMLGFLGLTLLFKYEAILSFYENSGFNINPNKILLILLIPVVGTVLFFVFKKKLADVPFLGKIVSFIDGIFQGLTTIFKLKEKGKFILYTVGIWVCYYFAAYLVCFALPETSNFTIADGFFIIVVGTLGMIIPASGGIGAFNLAMKYGFMALFISMGKSADLGGEMGLTYSFISLPLQITIMLVMGLISIPMLAKAREKAVSDKEFEN